A genome region from Physeter macrocephalus isolate SW-GA chromosome 4, ASM283717v5, whole genome shotgun sequence includes the following:
- the CIMAP2 gene encoding ciliary microtubule-associated protein 2 has protein sequence MEKSRTLRARLQGRSAGKDTAHSGGSTGLACRRARKNPAVRVPRGPRRGGRVSAMATNWFTGAPFGPKSHRFDVSAVYPNQKKVSTFREAPYSRVYSVDVSHIGPGTYDCKETCFSIKKLKKKVGTGCAKAQEATRLTQLPHFQYRAILKEKRQQKEELGPGSYNSKDFLEEVAGEPGSTRGLLSSGEVRFRGLIGNYYPGPGNYGEKGNPYTKLEEGAWNWSPSKGLMCRMTNKPPPLAHQGSSLALGTYTFKSGIEAYLPRSMGTRGLYDTFSGDRSKPQPYGDYSVQKKRPRELMNFKSFVEELNSCHSKKRGVFSKVPRNPEAPPERIYWATLSQCPPKLLSAFVPHLLATSGPSTWLPPEKECKHINQPPFLLSPKRIGIKASQMILGTERITPFTRGKCPPAVDYNSDPIP, from the exons ATGGAAAAGTCGAGGACCCTGCGGGCGCGCCTGCAGGGGCGCAGCGCGGGCAAAGACACAGCGCACAG CGGTGGCAGCACCGGTCTGGCCTGCCGGCGGGCGCGGAAGAATCCCGCAGTCCGAGTCCCGCGAGGACCTCGCCGCGGCGGGCGGGTCAGCGCCATGGCCACCAACTGGTTCACGGGCGCTCCCTTCGGG CCCAAAAGTCATAG GTTTGACGTCTCCGCTGTCTATCCCAACCAGAAGAAGGTCAGCACCTTCAGGGAGGCCCCGTACTCCAGGGTTTACTCTGTGGACGTG TCCCACATAGGACCTGGGACCTACGACTGCAAGGAGACCTGCTTCAGCATCAAGAAGTTGAAGAAGAAGGTGGGCACAGGCTGCGCCAAGGCCCAGGAAGCCACCCGGCTGACGCAGCTGCCCCACTTCCAGTACCGGGCCATCCTGAAAGAGAAGCGGCAGCAG AAGGAAGAGCTAGGGCCTGGCTCCTACAACTCCAAAGACTTCTTAGAAGA AGTTGCAGGAGAACCGGGCAGCACCCGGGGGCTGCTCAGCTCTGGAGAGGTTCGCTTCCGAGGACTCATTGGG AACTACTATCCAGGCCCTGGAAATTATGGGGAGAAGGGCAACCCATACACGAAGCTGGAGGAGGGTGCCTGGAACTGGTCTCCTTCCAAGGGCCTCATGTGCAGGATGACCAACAAACCGCCCCCCTTGGCTCATCAG GGGAGCAGTCTGGCACTGGGCACCTACACTTTTAAAAGTGGCATCGAGGCATACCTGCCACGATCCATGGGCACCCGCGGCCTCTATGACACTTTCTCTGGTGACCGAAGCAAGCCCCAGCCTTATGGAGATTACTCCGTGCAG AAAAAACGGCCCAGGGAACTGATGAACTTCAAGAGCTTCGTGGAAGAACTTAACTCATGTCACAGTAAGAAGCGTGGAGTTTTTTCAAAAGTTCCCCGCAACCCGGAAGCCCCTCCAGAAAGAATTTATTGGGCCACCCTTAGCCAGTGTCCCCCAAAACTA CTTTCAGCCTTTGTTCCTCACCTCTTGGCCACGTCTGGTCCCAGTACGTGGCTTCCTCCGGAGAAGGAATGCAAACACATCAACCAACCACCATTCCTTCTGTCTCCCAAGCGGATAGGCATAAAGGCCTCCCAGATGATTCTGGGGAC ggaaagaatcacACCCTTTACTAGGGGGAAGTGCCCGCCAGCTGTGGATTACAATTCAGATCCTATTCCTTAA